The following coding sequences are from one Lolium rigidum isolate FL_2022 chromosome 6, APGP_CSIRO_Lrig_0.1, whole genome shotgun sequence window:
- the LOC124659790 gene encoding LEAF RUST 10 DISEASE-RESISTANCE LOCUS RECEPTOR-LIKE PROTEIN KINASE-like 2.4, with product MAPRYWLFLAWWLPLMLAVVVAEEQAEGCSATSCGNVTISDPFWLSDWQTERSCGSPDFEITCLNDTPVLPSSVPSVGFTIMDISYEEESLRVVDVCKLTLLQASNSCQVTVWNTSDKLGIPFKIDPINLNLVMYNCTSASMVRRDRELEQTRMRCGNESQVFVRTEGSYDETRAMEGCDTLVVVPVLGGANGKANTSDYEQLIGGGFLLKWQRAPVSGRKRAFRKIMLIALASAAATLLFTCIYFLIWHKKGKRLWFLKKTSSNNEKNYEAMIVSYGSLAPKRYIYSKVMKITSSRSDQLGRGGYGVVYKGRLHDGRLVAVKFLHDCKGNGDEFVNEVMSIGRTSHINIVSLFGFCLEGSKRALIYEYMSNGSLDKYIYSGNPKETLGWERLYAIAIGIARGLDYLHHGCNSRIVHFDIKPQNILLDKDFTPKIADFGLAKLCHANESKLSMTGPRGTIGFIAPEVHYRNFGVVSTKSDVYSYGMMLLEMVGGRKNVNSMAKSSSEQYFPDWIYDHFAADDGLQACDVRSEIEEMAKKMTFIGLWCIQILPIYRPTIAKVLEMFERSLDEMEMPPKQNFCELLEDSAQNMSVQSASSTIPEDISLVNSKSLEELPSH from the exons ATGGCTCCAAGATACTGGCTCTTCTTGGCCTGGTGGCTACCGCTGATGCTGGCCGTCGTGGTGGCTGAGGAGCAAGCGGAAGGCTGCTCGGCTACGAGCTGTGGCAACGTCACCATCTCTGACCCATTCTGGCTCTCTGATTGGCAGACGGAAAGATCATGTGGTTCCCCGGATTTCGAGATCACCTGCCTTAACGACACTCCAGTTCTACCAAGCTCTGTACCCAGCGTTGGATTCACAATCATGGACATCTCTTATGAGGAAGAGAGCTTGCGCGTTGTGGATGTCTGCAAGCTGACATTGTTGCAAGCCTCCAACAGCTGCCAAGTAACGGTCTGGAACACCTCCGACAAGCTGGGCATCCCGTTCAAGATCGACCCCATCAACCTGAACCTCGTGATGTACAACTGCACATCGGCTTCCATGGTACGTCGGGACAGAGAGCTGGAGCAGACAAGAATGAGGTGTGGGAACGAGAGTCAGGTGTTTGTCCGCACGGAAGGGAGTTACGATGAGACGAGGGCTATGGAGGGCTGCGACACTCTCGTAGTCGTGCCGGTGCTGGGTGGTGCAAATGGCAAGGCAAACACGAGCGACTACGAGCAGCTCATCGGCGGCGGCTTCCTCTTGAAATGGCAGCGTGCACCTGTCAGTG GTAGAAAGAGGGCCTTCAGGAAGATCATGTTAATAG CTTTGGCATCAGCAGCTGCAACCTTGCTCTTTACATGTATTTATTTCCTGATATGGCATAAAAAGGGCAAACGACTATGGTTTCTCAAGAAGACAAGTAGCAACAATGAAAAGAATTATGAGGCCATGATAGTATCTTATGGATCCCTAGCGCCAAAAAGATACATATACTCAAAGGTAATGAAGATAACGTCTTCTCGCAGTGATCAGCTTGGAAGAGGTGGTTATGGTGTAGTTTACAAAGGAAGACTACATGATGGTCGTTTGGTTGCTGTAAAATTCTTGCATGACTGCAAAGGAAATGGAGATGAGTTTGTGAATGAGGTTATGAGCATTGGCAGAACCTCTCATATTAATATTGTTAGCTTATTTGGGTTTTGTTTGGAGGGATCAAAACGAGCTCTTATATATGAGTACATGTCCAACGGTTCCTTGGATAAGTACATATACTCAGGGAACCCAAAAGAAACTTTAGGATGGGAGAGGCTCTATGCGATAGCAATTGGGATTGCTCGTGGCCTAGACTACTTGCACCATGGCTGTAATTCTCGGATTGTTCATTTCGATATCAAGCCTCAGAATATCCTTCTAGACAAGGATTTTACCCCAAAGATTGCTGATTTTGGTCTAGCTAAATTGTGTCATGCAAATGAGAGCAAGCTTTCGATGACTGGTCCTAGAGGAACAATTGGATTCATCGCTCCGGAAGTTCACTATCGAAACTTCGGTGTTGTTTCAACAAAGTCAGATGTTTATAGTTATGGAATGATGTTGTTAGAGATGGTTGGGGGAAGGAAAAATGTGAACTCAATGGCAAAAAGTTCCAGCGAACAATATTTTCCAGATTGGATTTATGACCACTTCGCAGCAGATGATGGATTGCAAGCATGTGATGTCAGAAGCGAAATTGAGGAAAtggcaaaaaagatgaccttcattGGCTTGTGGTGCATACAGATACTACCCATTTATCGCCCTACAATAGCCAAAGTTCTAGAAATGTTCGAGAGAAGCTTAGATGAAATGGAGATGCCACCAAAGCAAAACTTTTGTGAACTACT TGAAGATTCAGCTCAGAATATGAGCGTACAAAGTGCAAGTTCGACCATTCCTGAAGACATAAGCCTTGTGAATTCAAAAAGCCTTGAAGAGTTACCAAGTCATTGA
- the LOC124659789 gene encoding LEAF RUST 10 DISEASE-RESISTANCE LOCUS RECEPTOR-LIKE PROTEIN KINASE-like 2.5, which produces MALSYWFFWAWWLPLMLAVAAEERVEGCLGSTKTCGNLTISDPFWLTDLQTGRSCGSPDFEVTCSNKTPVLRGTRSVGFVIVNITYEERSMCAIDVGKQELLHDSNSCYGQIWNTSVKLGSSFRISPNNLNLMLYNCRTTAVSAAVRRKRALAETRLRCGNESQMFVGAAGSYNETSDNAGYAIDGCEAILVPVLGGANGKVNMSDYEHLISDGFLLTWDGLPPLPLARSKWTGRKIILIVLTSAAAALIFPCIYVLTWHRKGERLCFILCKKTSSSTERNYEAMIISYGSLAPRRYMYSEVMKITSSRNDQLGRGGYGVVFKGRLHDGRLVAVKFLHECKGNGDEFVNEVMSIGRTSHVNVVSLHGFCLEGSKRALIYEYMPNSSLDKYIYSENPKEMLGWERLYAIAIGTARGLEYLHHSFNTRIVHFDIKPQNILLDKDFSPKIADFGLAKLCHTKESKLSMTGARGTIGFIAPEVHYRTFGVVSTKSDVYSYGMMLLEMVGGRRNVKSIVGKSSEKYFPDWIYDHFAQDDGLRACEITGEFEEIARKMIIIGLWCIQVLPMYRPTITKVLEMFERNIDDLEMPPKQSFCELLESSAHNMDVQSATSTRSEEISLVDSKNLQRLRTL; this is translated from the exons ATGGCTCTGAGCTACTGGTTCTTCTGGGCCTGGTGGTTACCCCTGATGCTTGCAGTCGCGGCTGAGGAACGAGTGGAAGGTTGCTTGGGCTCCACCAAGACATGCGGCAACCTCACCATCTCCGACCCGTTCTGGCTCACCGACCTGCAGACGGGAAGATCATGTGGTTCTCCGGATTTCGAGGTCACCTGCAGTAACAAGACTCCAGTCCTACGGGGTACCCGATCCGTTGGCTTCGTGATTGTCAATATCACCTACGAAGAACGCAGTATGTGTGCGATTGATGTGGGCAAGCAGGAGTTACTGCACGACTCCAACAGCTGCTATGGCCAGATCTGGAATACCTCCGTCAAACTCGGCAGCTCGTTTCGGATCAGCCCCAACAACTTGAACCTCATGCTGTACAACTGCAGGACAACAGCAGTGTCGGCGGCGGTACGTCGGAAAAGAGCGTTGGCTGAGACAAGACTGAGGTGCGGAAATGAGAGTCAGATGTTCGTCGGCGCAGCAGGGAGTTACAATGAGACGAGCGACAACGCCGGCTACGCTATCGATGGCTGCGAGGCTATCCTCGTGCCGGTGCTGGGTGGTGCAAACGGCAAGGTGAACATGAGTGACTACGAGCATCTCATCAGCGATGGCTTCCTCCTGACATGGGACGGCCTTCCTCCTCTACCCCTTGCAC GTAGCAAGTGGACTGGCAGGAAGATAATACTAATTG TTCTGACATCAGCAGCTGCAGCCTTGATCTTTCCATGCATTTATGTACTGACCTGgcatagaaagggggaaagactaTGTTTTATCCTCTGCAAGAAGACTAGCAGTAGCACGGAACGGAATTACGAGGCCATGATAATATCTTACGGATCCCTAGCTCCAAGAAGATACATGTACTCAGAGGTAATGAAGATAACGTCTTCTCGCAATGATCAGCTTGGAAGAGGTGGTTATGGTGTGGTTTTCAAAGGAAGACTGCATGATGGTCGTCTGGTTGCTGTGAAATTCTTGCATGAATGCAAAGGAAACGGTGACGAGTTTGTCAATGAGGTTATGAGCATTGGTAGGACCTCTCATGTTAATGTTGTTAGTTTACACGGGTTTTGTTTGGAGGGATCAAAACGAGCGCTTATATATGAGTACATGCCCAATAGTTCCTTGGATAAGTACATTTACTCAGAGAACCCCAAAGAAATGTTAGGATGGGAGAGGCTCTATGCCATAGCAATTGGGACTGCACGTGGCCTAGAATACTTGCACCATAGCTTTAATACACGCATCGTCCATTTCGATATCAAGCCTCAAAATATTCTTCTAGACAAAGACTTTAGCCCAAAGATTGCTGATTTTGGTCTCGCTAAACTGTGTCATACAAAGGAGAGTAAGCTTTCAATGACTGGTGCCAGAGGAACAATTGGATTCATTGCTCCAGAAGTTCACTATCGAACCTTTGGAGTGGTTTCAACAAAGTCAGATGTTTATAGTTATGGAATGATGCTGCTGGAAATGGTTGGAGGCAGAAGAAACGTAAAATCAATTGTTGGAAAATCCAGCGAAAAGTATTTTCCAGATTGGATTTACGACCACTTTGCACAAGATGATGGACTCCGAGCATGTGAAATCACAGGTGAATTTGAGGAAATCGCAAGAAAGATGATCATAATTGGCTTGTGGTGCATCCAAGTATTACCTATGTATCGCCCCACTATAACAAAAGTTCTAGAAATGTTCGAGAGAAACATAGATGATCTTGAGATGCCACCGAAGCAGAGCTTCTGTGAACTACT TGAAAGTTCAGCTCACAACATGGATGTGCAAAGTGCAACTTCTACCAGATCTGAGGAGATAAGCCTTGTGGATTCAAAAAACCTACAACGGTTACGAACTCTTTGA